Within Anopheles nili chromosome 3, idAnoNiliSN_F5_01, whole genome shotgun sequence, the genomic segment CGGGCAGGGTTGCTTAAaacgagaaaatggaaaatcgataaaagcCGCATGATAACGTACTCGCGCGATTCAACCAACGGATGCAGCGAAACGGTCATACACACGCagagagaagaacaaaaaaaaagccgagcgagcgagcgagcgaaatcGAAATAACATCACACGAACTTAAAGAAACAAACGCTTGTTAAGCCAAAAGATAACACGATGTTCTGCCTCGTGGCGTTTCCCTCCATTTTTCGTGGCCCTGGCGTCTCGCGGTGTATCCTTGCGATCCTCGATCCGCACGGAAACGCCatcaaagagaagaaaaaacaagaagagatgagaagaaaaaaaccggccaaacGAACATCCCGACAGGATGGCTCGGTCGATCGAACGTTCACGTCCGGTGCAATAATACGCCGCCAACAAAACCCACGCTTCGTGCAGCAAAGGCTGATGCACTCGCTGATGCAAGCTTTGTGGtgcacttacacacacacccacactggCCGTTGGCTATTCATGGCGGTTTTAATTGCAGCTTTTGGTGCCGGTCGCGGTTGTGCGATTTTTCACCCGTCTAGCCGAACGCAAAAGGGCGAACTCACACGATGGCCTTTTTGAATGGGACATCCTTTGCCCGGCGGGGCGAGAGTTTGGGAAAAGTTTGGTGTTTTGTGGTCGGTTTTGGTCGGAGCCGGCCAAAGGTTCGCCAAAATGAGGTGCTCTATCATACGTACAAAACCGCAGCTTAATGGTGGGTTTCCCTCGGTTTTTGGGCAACGGCTGGTCCAAATTGTGCGGTTTCAGGATGCCTTTTTATTTCCAGTCTCCAGCTTCCGGCTATTTGGATGTGAAAAGGGATTGCTTTGTGATTGTAGCAGATGGAGCAGGgtgttaaaattattatttaccgTTCGCAATCATTAGGGAATTTTGATGGCACACAATGAGCAAACATCCTGCCAGAAGCAACCACAACCTGGGGTTTTTCGAAGGGTCACCATTTTGGTGTGGTCTAAATCGCACGCATTGGTGACCATTTTTAGTCTCCCGTCTCAAAAGATCGACTGTGTGGGGTGGTGGAACTAAAAACATTAATCCCAAACCCTCATCACGCTTTTTATCTCGTTGTCTCACTCAACAGGTACGGCATGGATTTGAACGGAGCGCGACGAAAAAATGCCACACGCGAAACGACAAGCACCTTAAAGGCCTGGTTGAACGAGCACAAAAAGAACCCCTACCCGACCAAAGGCGAGAAGATCATGCTAGCGATCATCACCAAGATGACGCTCACGCAGGTGTCCACGTGGTTCGCGAACGCCCGGAGGCGACTGAAAAAGGAGAACAAAATGACCTGGGAACCGCGGAATCGcgtcgaggacgacgacgtcaatctggacgatgacgacgatgacaacAAGAGCTTAAAGGACGATAAGGAAATCCTAGGTGAGTGTGGATGCTACTGCTGTCGGGGATGTTGAGGGCGCTCTAAACGAGTACGCAAGTGAAGTAGACGTGTGACAAGAACCGAGAATCAAATGAGGAGTGCATTggagctgttttgttttctcggtTCCAGTCATCAAACCAGGAACCGATGGAACAAGCTGATGTTGTGCGCTATCACACCAGATAACAGCTATGTTGATGCATTCGTTCTATATGAAACCGTGAGCAAATTCACACTGTCTGGCACATCTTCTAGTGGGATTTTGGGTTAAAGATTCTCTCGACCGAAACGAGCTTTAAATGTGAAACGAACCCTTTATTAGTTCAGTTCCTTTTCAATAAAGACTGTTAGACAAACAAGGATGCTCCGGATCTATAAAACATATTAAACTGTTGATCGACTAATGTATACAAAGTAAAGCAATTGCTTTGGTTCTAGCTTCTTGAAAGGCAGGACCGATTGAGCCTACATAACTTTTTGCGTCGTGGTTCCTTGCTCATTACCAGTTCCTTGTCATCAATTCACTCATTCTCCCCTACGCACCTGGAACACTTGCATTAACACACCCGAACCTGTTGCTTGTTATCTCCCTTTCTGTACAGATTCCAAAGATTCCGGTACGGGTTCGAGTGAAGACGGCGATCGACCTTCGCGATTGGATATGCTCGATCGTCCTGGTGGTAGCGAGTGGAACGGATCACGGAACGGCAGTGGTCCCAACTCTCCCGACATCTACGATCGAGGTATCCCTGGGGCCCATCATCACCCACTGCTGCATCCTTCCAATTTCCCGCCACACCTAAGGCCCGCCATCGCGACACCACCGGACGTAAACCACACACCCAGTGGTAGCACGAATCCGAGCACGAAACCACGCATCTGGTCCCTTGCCGACATGGCCAGCAAGGAGAACAAGGACTCGGATTCATCCTCACCAACGGCTGGTGGTTATCCTGGGTCGCCTGGAAAAATCCCCGTAGCACCACTCGCCGGTCGAGGACTTAACCCATTGCACCATCACCCATACATGCGACCCGACTTCTATCGGAACTTGTACGGGCATCACTTAGCGCCAGGATCACCCGAGGTGTCCTTGCTTGAGTCGTACCAGCGCACGTTTGGTGCCACGATCGGTGCCCATAATGGATTGCCCGTTGGCATCAACCCGCTTATATCGAAGGCTTCCGGCAGTGGGCCACCCTTCGCACCGCTTAGCCTCACCACCGCCAatcaccacctccaccagcaTCAgctacacccacacacggcaCCTCCACCGGGCGCATCGCCGGCATCGAGCACTTCGAGCACTGGGCCGGAAAATCTCGCCCCAGCGCCTGTTTCACTCGCACCGGTTGGACCCGGACCGAATGAGGTGAAGCTGATCAACGTGCTGGCGAATAGCGCCAAGCCTTGACCGATCGTGGCGATCAAGTAAGTGCGACATGCGGCCCCTtcttttaccaaaaaaaaaataaacaaaccgacAGCACGCCACTTCCCCACACACAACACAATCGGAATCGAAATCGGACAATAAACGAGCGCGGTGGAGCAATCGATCCGGGCTTCTAAACAGACACAAGGCGTAGTCAAAACCCCGCGTCGGAGTAGGCCGTCCTGTTTTTTGGGACATCCTTTTGGAGCGCAAAATGGATTCCTCTGTCAGTGCATTGGTTTTTCCTCTTGCTGTATATTACCAACACGGCTGTTTCATGGCCTGTTTCGTTAACCTGTCTTTTGCTGTCCTTTTGACTGCGTTTAGCAGCAGAAATGCTCCCTAGTTGCACCCTCGATCACCACCGTTTTCTTCCTAGTCTGGGTGGGTGACGtccccaaccacccaacacacttgcaaacactcacacacacacagaaaccaAGGATCCAAACGGAACGGCACACGAGCACCACGTGGTGTAAATAGCGCCTAGAAGTATATACGTAGTCGTAGACCGCGAGGCGGGGCAAAAATAAtcccccacacaaacacacactctctcacacactcacacacacacacacacacacactcactcagaACGAAAGGGCAGGATCGAGCATCTAGTGTATGTGAtattaaattgtattaaatATTATTTGATAAGCTATATTCGCGTGGAGCAGCAGCTAGCGTTTGTTGTTGAGTGGTTTTTGTCGTGGCCCGCGCTGGCCCAGAGcatttcgtgtgcgtgtgcgtgtgtgtgtgtgtgtttgtgcaaaaCCCGTGCTTGAAAAGTCCTTTCGATGGCGGCTTTAGGTAGTGGGTCTAAGGATTCACCGCGCACGCGACTGCATTTCACGCTGCCATCGCTGGCACGAAACGTCCGGGCGTCCCTTAGCTAGTTGTTGTACAATTTGTTTAATATTAGTGGTCcttcgatttttttatttctttttcgttcgttcgtttgttcttgATCGCTCTGCAACCAAAACGCACACCCCCAACGCAGTGGATTGACTGAAACATATCATTGACCATATTTATCAGACGCGCTCATTTTTTCGTGCTTCCCGCGACACCACTCGCGCACTGGTGGTGCAGtattttccgttcggtttggttctcGCGTGTGCCGCCTCGATCAACGCTCGGCAGTGGAAAAGCGTCGTCTAGGAAAAGCGCCGACTgtaaagtgtgtgtgtgtgtgtgtaaaaagaaaagagaaaacaaaaatcgtgtTGTGTATAATCTCCCAAAACACACCGCGTTTGGCTTCAAACCGACCAGAGGACACTCGTtagttaaatatttaattctttgctatttattttcaccacgTTTTCTTGGTGCACGTGCTCCTCCTTtaggtgtgagtgtgtgtgtgcgtgtttgtgtgtctggAGGGCGCTGGAGTTAACAAAGTCCGTGGGGCGGGCGTAGTTCCCGTTaggaaaatgcacacatacacacgcagaAGGGGGTGAAAAGTCCACCCCACCATGCTGACTTTTCGagcgtcacacacacacacatacacattttcACAAACCCCCGCTTTCGGCGGTCCGAAGCACACTCACCGCGGGGAAAAATCGACCCGCGGGTCGGAAAAGTCTGCCCAACGCTCGTAGGCGTCGTGCGGTGAATTTAAACAATTTATAAATACTATAAATATATCATTGTAATAACGGCAATAGTGGTAATTGTACTGTAAATTATTATCGTAATGCAAAATGCGCAAGCAGCCACAACATGGTAAAAAACGGAAGTAATAAGTAGTagtaatgataatgatgaaatCGATTCGAGCAAAtaagaaaagcgaacaaaagcgAGCGAtcaacgcgcgcgtgtgcgcgcACGTCAGTGAGGTGGTAAGGCACgtaaaatgaagagaaaaaaaaaccaacgtaATGTTACTAGttgcaataaacaaaaaaccgaaaataaaactgaatGATAAAACAGAACAGTGTGTAAGAAGGTTCGCCCGTTCGAAGGAGTCACGGATATCACAAAACCGGTGAGGCCCGGCAAAGCACTTTCAGCAGCTTCTCGTCTTTCTTTTCCCAGTTTAGTTTTAATTGCAACCAATTTCGGATGTGTCTCGCGGGGCTAGAGCTTGTGCCGGACGATTCGCCGGACGGAATCGGTTGATATGCAGGAATTTGCTGCAACAAATGAACTAAAAATATAAGTCGCGGCCGCCGCCGTTGAGACAACGCGCGCATTCACGGTAGCGAACGTGATTCGACCTAGCTGCCCGCTACGCCAACAGGAACATGGGTCTCGAAAATTATGACTTCAAccgatgatttatgatgacAACCATCCCggtctgtgtgtgcgtgtgtcctgGTCTCTGGATCCTCGACCTTTTGGCGTCTGGGCAACCCTTCAACCGCAAACCTGCACGAAAGCGCCGAAGTAATCAACCAGAGTATGTCAACTGGCTGACGTTTCGATACGCGGTTTGAGTTCAGTTGTGTTTTCATgtcgcatgttttttttccgaagcatttttttttgccactgctcttgctgttgttgttgctgagaAAGAACCGTCGACGTG encodes:
- the LOC128726950 gene encoding homeobox protein araucan encodes the protein MIETVLGDRRSSGFAVAAEEKTMSHFPFRGSPSAQSTTPTVPSAPSSPPTAPVAMAVTTVPPSARSASPCSATSGPPTGGPGSATGGGGSGGRCCDTGRPIFTDPISGQTVCSCQYDLISYQRLASAGIAGPGGVPLSMYSAPYSPETMAAYFPAIGADQAPFYANPAAAGIDLKENLAAGGAPWPYPSVYHPYDAAFGYPFNSYGMDLNGARRKNATRETTSTLKAWLNEHKKNPYPTKGEKIMLAIITKMTLTQVSTWFANARRRLKKENKMTWEPRNRVEDDDVNLDDDDDDNKSLKDDKEILDSKDSGTGSSEDGDRPSRLDMLDRPGGSEWNGSRNGSGPNSPDIYDRGIPGAHHHPLLHPSNFPPHLRPAIATPPDVNHTPSGSTNPSTKPRIWSLADMASKENKDSDSSSPTAGGYPGSPGKIPVAPLAGRGLNPLHHHPYMRPDFYRNLYGHHLAPGSPEVSLLESYQRTFGATIGAHNGLPVGINPLISKASGSGPPFAPLSLTTANHHLHQHQLHPHTAPPPGASPASSTSSTGPENLAPAPVSLAPVGPGPNEVKLINVLANSAKP